One Candidatus Limnocylindrales bacterium genomic window, CTCCTTTTTTCCCTGTATCATAAAGGTCTTTTTCACATTCTTGCCTCAGGATTATTCCCCACAATTTTTTAGCATAATTTCCCGGTTTTTCCCTGTCAAATAAAACCTTTGGGATTTTTTAAATGGAAAAAACGATAGGAAGAATTCAAACAAAATTCGAGAAGATCGAAAATATGAGGGAAGAAACCCGTTTTATGGAGAGAAAACGGGTTTCTTAAAATGAAAGGAATCCTTAGGATGGAAGTGGTTTGTATCCGGTTACTTTACTTAGAATCCGTTTCAAAGGCTTCCTTGACCATTTGTTGGAGTTCGCCCCGGGCATAGAGCTCCCGGGTAATATCACATCCGCCGATAAATTTCCCGTTAATAAAAACCTGGGGGATGGTAGGCCAGTTTGTAAACCGCTTGATCCCCTCTCGAATCTCTTCATCTTCCAGTACGTCCACCGTTTCAAAGGGATAACCCAATTCCTCAAAAA contains:
- the grxD gene encoding Grx4 family monothiol glutaredoxin yields the protein MSENVMEKIKSQVANNKILIYMKGTRDFPRCGFSAATVEVFEELGYPFETVDVLEDEEIREGIKRFTNWPTIPQVFINGKFIGGCDITRELYARGELQQMVKEAFETDSK